A genomic stretch from Xiphophorus maculatus strain JP 163 A chromosome 14, X_maculatus-5.0-male, whole genome shotgun sequence includes:
- the ankrd46 gene encoding ankyrin repeat domain-containing protein 46, translating into MSYVFINDSSQTSVPLLQACIDGDLPFAKRLLETGCDPNIRDNRGRTGLHLAAARGNVEICRLLHKFGADLLATDYQGNTALHLCGHVDTIQFLVSNGLKIDICNHNGSTPLVLAKRRGVNKDAIRLLEGLEEQEVKGFNRGAHSKLETMQMADSESAMESHSLLNPNLQSSEGVLSSFRTTWQEFVEDLGFWRVLLLLVVIALLSLGIAYYVSGVLPFSSSQLELVH; encoded by the exons ATGTCCTATGTCTTCATCAATGACTCGTCGCAGACCAGCGTGCCTCTGCTGCAGGCCTGCATCGACGGCGACCTCCCGTTCGCCAAGAGGCTCCTGGAGACCGGCTGCGACCCCAACATCCGCGACAACCGCGGCCGCACCGGCCTGCACCTAGCCGCCGCCCGCGGCAACGTGGAGATATGCCGCCTGCTGCACAAGTTCGGCGCCGACCTGCTGGCGACGGACTACCAAGGGAATACGGCGTTGCACTTGTGCGGCCACGTGGATACCATACAGTTCCTGGTGTCCAACGGGTTAAAGATCGATATCTG TAACCACAATGGTTCGACTCCTCTGGTCCTGGCCAAAAGACGGGGCGTCAACAAGGACGCCATTCGCCTGCTGGAGGGCCtggaggaacaggaagtgaaagGCTTCAACAGAGGGGCTCACTCCAAACTGGAGACCATGCAGATGGCCGACAGTGAGAG CGCGATGGAGAGCCACTCTCTGCTCAACCCCAACCTGCAGAGCAGCGAGGGCGTCCTGTCCAGCTTCCGCACCACCTGGCAGGAGTTTGTGGAGGACCTGGGCTTCTGGAgggtcctgctgctgctggtggtcaTCGCCCTCCTGTCCCTCGGCATCGCCTACTACGTCAGCGGGGTGCTGCCTTTCTCCAGCAGCCAGCTGGAGTTGGTtcactga
- the LOC111611135 gene encoding uncharacterized protein LOC111611135: MAWISLFVPAVFLLPFIRGDLVTSLGDTVKLSSQLLCEEGTAQLIRRLSDDSPVRMADSANGELQPAEEYSSRLSISSSGILLKNANYNDNGHYEFMCGDNIERTIKLKVVFISSISASEGETTKLSCFSLTLGEQLKFVQWESNGQLVIRVGRSGIVEYGERFRGRASLPPDWESAGNVSLILKGVQLEDGGDYYCYVQKDSKEEGDPAGWRLTVQQERSSIKTSTTQSQHTQSPSVHKEPSCIGITIFILVVFALLFIGWYLKSHKSKEVKNCLGMKRCGNREDLSADQDVSSDLVT, from the exons ATGGCGTGGATCTCTCTCTTTGTTCCTGCTGTCTTTCTCTTGCCTTTTATCAGAGGCGATTTGGTAACGTCTTTGGGCGACACTGTAAAGCTGTCATCGCAGCTTCTCTGTGAGGAGGGAACCGCGCAGCTGATCAGGAGGCTGAGCGATGACTCCCCGGTTCGGATGGCCGACTCGGCTAACGGAGAACTGCAGCCGGCGGAAGAATACAGTTCGCGGCTCAGCATCTCCTCATCGGGTATTTTGCTGAAGAATGCCAACTACAACGACAACGGACATTATGAATTCATGTGCGGAGACAATATAGAGCGCACCATCAAGCTGAAGGTTGTTTTTATATCCAGCATTTCAGCGTCTGAaggtgaaacaacaaaactttcctgcttctccttaacTCTGGGTGAACAACTGAAGTTTGTTCAGTGGGAATCTAACGGGCAGCTCGTGATTAGAGTGGGTCGCTCCGGTATCGTCGAATATGGAGAAAGATTCAGAGGCCGTGCGTCTTTGCCACCTGACTGGGAGTCAGCGGGGAATGTGTCGCTGATCCTGAAGGGGGTCCAGCTGGAGGATGGAGGGGACTATTACTGCTATGTCCAGAAAGACTCTAAAGAGGAAGGAGACCCTGCTGGATGGAGACTGACGGTCCAACAGGAGCGATCGAGCATTAAAACCTCCACCACTCAGTCT CAACACACCCAAAGCCCCTCTGTGCATAAGGAACCTTCTTGTATTGGCATTACTATCTTCATTTTGGtggtttttgctcttttgtttaTTGGATGGTACCTTAAGTCTCACAAGTCAAAGGAGGTGAAGAATTGTCTTGGTATGAAACGCTGCGGGAACAGAGAAGATCTCTCTGCGGACCAGGACGTCTCATCTGACCTCGTCACCTAA
- the LOC111611228 gene encoding uncharacterized protein LOC111611228: protein MEPVRSGCFCAFVLFLAVRLRAADCVKVIVGDQFEVPVSCEPGESGRLLRDLGDHGTLEVATCQRGEWTVTLEKHRDRIKIISSNIVFTHTLYTDGGMYEVTCSESDTKPVQLEVVFAVEKSVTEGDDVTLPCYGRTIGGTGLPGLWEKHGKHLCGKNSDYEECSGTPADRLTVSTDWITNGDHSLTIAGAQPQDSGDYFCYTQDQHGKQSGTPAAVRLTVTEKMTHQMINNSTAAPRNQTNSCAELTQPWQISTWVLTAILLLVALLHLWPRGKIRCDSEKLYELVHRSCHASNSGEATTHV, encoded by the exons ATGGAACCGGTGCGATCAGGATGTTTCTGCGCCTTTGTCCTCTTTCTCGCTGTCCGCCTTCGTGCAGCGGACTGCGTGAAAGTGATCGTAGGAGACCAGTTTGAAGTTCCTGTAAGCTGCGAGCCGGGCGAATCGGGGAGGCTGCTGCGGGACTTGGGGGATCATGGTACCCTGGAGGTCGCTACTTGTCAGCGCGGAGAGTGGACGGTGACCCTCGAGAAGCACAGAGACCGGATAAAGATCATCTCTTCGAACATCGTCTTCACCCACACGCTGTACACCGATGGAGGGATGTATGAAGTGACCTGCTCCGAGTCTGACACCAAGCCCGTCCAGCTGGAGGTCGTTTTTGCTGTTGAAAAGTCCGTGACCGAGGGTGATGACGTGACGCTCCCGTGTTACGGTAGAACCATCGGGGGAACTGGCTTACCTGGTCTGTGGGAGAAACACGGAAAACATCTGTGTGGGAAGAACTCCGACTATGAAGAATGCAGCGGGACACCTGCGGACAGACTGACTGTGTCCACTGACTGGATCACTAACGGAGATCATTCTCTGACTATTGCCGGGGCGCAGCCTCAGGATAGCGGGGATTATTTCTGCTACACCCAAGATCAACACGGGAAACAATCTGGAACTCCTGCTGCTGTTAGACTGACCGTCACTGAGAAAATGACTCATCAGATGATCAACAACAGCACAGCAGCACCTAGAAAT CAAACTAATAGTTGTGCCGAACTCACTCAGCCTTGGCAGATCTCCACCTGGGTTCTCACTGCGAtcctgctgcttgttgctctCCTTCATTTGTGGCCCCGTGGGAAAATACGCTGTGATTCTGAAAAACTCTACGAGCTGGTACACAGAAGCTGCCATGCATCCAACTCTGGCGAAGCTACAACACATGTTTAA
- the LOC111611227 gene encoding butyrophilin subfamily 1 member A1-like, which produces MFSDMTFTCSSSIRVWATNPGCLLFLFVLSGSASADIVPQTITAYVTEIVVLPCHITVDGELPTVEWSKEGLRENSITLLYRDGCETFGMKNPAFHYRTNLLLNKLKDGNISQIIYNLRVSDGGKYNCRTLRGKEWQVHAIIVLNVGATSKPELTVVPSTEGGELTLECKAECWFPEPDITFYDDERNEIPAEKPTRGPNSRECFTVTRRAVVQTKINRVTCKVHERKFNQTKNTEIYIPDGWMRSCSNTAIITGIVTSFVTGLIICGIVFLGDKKSCGRGQHSRNGGMKEAVQEKEEAERNGYRYRGTSQEEQSTDDSMISPDGTGPIAQTPSYNVATGQDTSTMKTSQMTVVRRNKTLSLLSNDRPRSMSSSPSSLFPPSTIISRANTNESSETLLNEQGNHNN; this is translated from the exons ATGTTTTCGGATATGACTTTCACATGCAGCTCGTCGATCCGTGTCTGGGCCACAAACCCAGGATGCCTCCTTTTCCTGTTTGTCCTGTCAg GTTCAGCCTCAGCAGATATCGTCCCACAGACAATAACAGCCTATGTGACTGAAATCGTCGTCCTGCCGTGCCACATCACTGTGGATGGTGAACTCCCCACGGTGGAGTGGTCCAAGGAGGGCTTAAGGGAAAACAGCATCACCTTACTGTACCGGGACGGCTGCGAGACGTTTGGGATGAAGAATCCAGCCTTCCACTACAGGACAAACcttcttttgaacaaactgaAGGACGGCAACATCTCTCAGATCATTTACAACCTGAGGGTGTCTGATGGAGGCAAGTACAACTGCAGGACCCTCAGGGGGAAGGAGTGGCAGGTTCACGCGATTATCGTCCTTAATGTGG GTGCCACGTCAAAGCCAGAGCTCACAGTTGTTCCCTCCACTGAGGGTGGAGAACTGACCCTGGAGTGTAAGGCGGAGTGCTGGTTCCCAGAACCTGACATCACGTTTTACGATGACGAAAGGAACGAGATTCCAGCAGAAAAACCAACAAGAGGGCCAAACTCTAGAGAATGTTTTACAGTTACCAGGAGAGCAGTTGTGCAGACTAAAATCAACAG agTGACCTGCAAAGTCCACGAGAGAAAGTTCAATCAGACCAAGAACACAGAGATTTACATCCCAG ATGGCTGGATGAGGTCCTGCTCAAACACGGCAATAATCACAGGAATCGTCACTTCTTTCGTGACAGGGTTAATAATATGTGGAATTGTTTTCCTGGGAGACAAAAAATCCTGCG GGAGAGGACAACACTCCAGAAATGGAGGTATGAAAGAAGCTGTTCAAGAGAAGGAAGAGGCAGAGAGGAATGGATACAGATACAGAGGTACCTCACAGGAAGAGCAGTCCACAGATGACTCCATGATCTCGCCAGATGGCACAGGACCAATAGCCCAAACGCCCAGTTACAACGTGGCCACAGGACAGGACACGTCCACCATGAAAACGTCTCAAATGACTGTTGTAAGACGAAACAAAACCCTTAGCTTATTGAGCAATGACAGACCTAGATCCATGTCTTCTTCGCCTTCTTCTCTGTTCCCTCCCAGTACCATAATCTCCCGGGCAAATACCAATGAGAGCTCAGAGACGCTGTTAAATGAACAAGGAAACCACAACAACTaa
- the LOC111611226 gene encoding butyrophilin subfamily 1 member A1-like: protein MQRDLVKVLRMFSDMTFTCSSSIRVWATNPGCLLFLFVLSGSASADIVPQTITAYVTEIVVLPCHITVDGELPTVEWSKEGLRENSITLLYRDGCETFGMKNPAFHYRTNLLLNKLKDGNISQIIYNLRVSDGGRYNCRTLRGKEWQVHAIIVLNVGATSKPELTVVPSTEGGELTLECKAECWFPEPDITFYDDERNEIPAEKPTRGPNSRECFTVTRRAVVQTKINRVTCKVHERKFNQTKNTEIYIPDGWMRSCSNTAIITGIVTSFVTGLIICGIVFLGDKKSCGRGQHSRNGGMKEAVQEKEEAERNGYRYRGTSQEEQSTDDSMISPDGTGPIAQTPSYNVATGQDTSTMKTSQMTVVRRNKTLSLLSNDRPRSMSSSPSSLFPPSTIISRANTNESSETLLNEQGNHNN from the exons ATGCAGAGAGACTTAGTGAAAGTTCTTCGAATGTTTTCGGATATGACTTTCACATGCAGCTCGTCGATCCGTGTCTGGGCCACAAACCCAGGCTGCCTCCTTTTCCTGTTTGTCCTGTCAG GTTCAGCCTCAGCAGATATCGTCCCACAGACAATAACAGCCTATGTGACTGAAATCGTCGTCCTGCCGTGCCACATCACTGTGGATGGTGAACTCCCCACGGTGGAGTGGTCCAAGGAGGGCTTAAGGGAAAACAGCATCACCTTACTGTACCGGGACGGCTGCGAGACGTTTGGGATGAAGAATCCAGCCTTCCACTACAGGACAAACCTCCTTTTGAACAAACTGAAGGACGGCAACATCTCTCAGATCATTTACAACCTGAGGGTGTCTGATGGAGGCAGGTACAACTGCAGGACCCTCAGGGGGAAGGAGTGGCAGGTTCACGCGATTATCGTCCTTAATGTGG GTGCCACGTCAAAGCCAGAGCTCACAGTTGTTCCCTCCACTGAGGGTGGAGAACTGACCCTGGAGTGTAAGGCGGAGTGCTGGTTCCCAGAACCTGACATCACGTTTTACGATGACGAAAGGAACGAGATTCCAGCAGAAAAACCCACAAGAGGTCCAAACTCTAGAGAATGTTTTACAGTTACCAGGAGAGCAGTTGTGCAGACTAAAATCAACAG agtGACCTGCAAAGTCCACGAGAGAAAGTTCAATCAGACCAAGAACACAGAGATTTACATCCCAG ATGGCTGGATGAGGTCCTGCTCAAACACGGCAATAATCACAGGAATCGTCACTTCTTTCGTGACAGGGTTAATAATATGTGGAATTGTTTTCCTGGGAGACAAAAAATCCTGCG GGAGAGGACAACACTCCAGAAATGGAGGTATGAAAGAAGCTGTTCAAGAGAAGGAAGAGGCAGAGAGGAATGGATACAGATACAGAGGTACCTCACAGGAAGAGCAGTCCACAGATGACTCCATGATCTCGCCAGATGGCACAGGACCAATAGCCCAAACGCCCAGTTACAACGTGGCCACAGGACAGGACACGTCCACCATGAAAACGTCTCAAATGACTGTTGTAAGACGAAACAAAACCCTTAGCTTATTGAGCAATGACAGACCTAGATCCATGTCTTCTTCGCCTTCTTCTCTGTTCCCTCCCAGTACCATAATCTCCCGGGCAAATACCAATGAGAGCTCAGAGACGCTGTTAAATGAACAAGGAAACCACAACAACTAA